The window agccaccgcttcttttcgagctgcagcattgccgagcagctagcgcgcttggaggaaagcacaggttccgatacatcagttcacagacaccctgtgctgcagacatcacccttttagtgatgtggggagagagcgccatctacccacccggagggagcagggccaattttgctccctctgagcgccagcagcttgacgGCAAAGCTGTATGAGCAGGGgatcgaacctgcaacctcccgctcatagtggcactGCTTTAGACCCCTGGATCACTCTGCGCCCTAGACCATCTTTTTCACCTTTGCCTTTGTTTACAGTAGTGTTGTTAAAGTAaaacctggactgtttatacctAGCAGTGATACAAAGAAACTAAAAGCTTAATAATATGAGAAGGACATCTTGTGGCCACATGTTGCCTCTCATAGCATGCCTTCCAACTGGCATCTTTCTGCAGGATTatactcacccacacacagcaagggtttcccagaaaTGTAACCATCAGATTGCAACACTTGCATGTCCTGTGCTTTCACCAGTTATAAAACcaatcaaacatttatttataggAGCAGCTGGCTGAGATGCCAGCCACTTATGGATCTACAGCAGTATCTTCAGGCTTAGCTGCAATATCTGTTTGTAAATGTTTTGCAGGATGGCATACATTTCATGCTCAACCATATGTTATCTTGCATCCAAGTGAGAGGTGCCtaacagggtactagagcctcATTTTGTTCTTTTTACATTTGTTCCTACCTTATTAACATATAAATCACTCTAATATtacaacattgttcatttattaaagaacGTGCTGAACTTACTGAACTGTAGTCGTCCTTCAGATCCAGGGGCTTTGTGAGACCCTCACAGTTTGGGCCAGCGGCCTGGTTCAAACCCAGCAGGCTGAGAAAAGCCAGAGTGGAGATGATTCCGGAAGCCATGTTGAAAAGAGCTCTTCAGATACCCCTGCTTACCTACATACAGAACCCCAGCACCACAGACTGATATATACCCACAATTCCTCCTGGTTCTTCCAGAGTGATGCAACAGAGCCAGAGGTCAACTCGCTGCTGGCAGCCGGAAATCTGTGGGATGTTTTGATTTTGTAGATTTTGGAAATTCCACTATGACTTTCGGACAGCAGCGACAAGGTGGCTTACTGATAACTTTCAAGGTACTTTGTCAGTAACATAAGTCCCATGCACGTTAAAAAATCGGATTAGTTTATGATAATGATATTTCTACTGGATTAAAATATCGCTCACCTAGTGCTCATATGTTGCCCTTTGtgagtttgttttgtttgtatatataCAGCTAGTAAATATTAAGGTCAGGTACACTGgtatacattttttaacattggATTTTTGAGTGTTAAATGAACCAAAAACTCAAGACCGATTACAGTAAATTTAGGTATCTGTCTATAATGACAAATATGTACTACATCATGTTTTCATTGTCAAGCAGaaaaaataactatatttttaaatgtaacttaatggaaatcagtgtaaaaagctttgattccaagtcattttggaacatttataCTGGTCCATTCGTCATTATATTAGATAATATGAAGATCAGCTACTCAACTTACTTTTTCAGAAAGTGGAAAGTAGAAAAATTGAGATACATAGTTTTAgttgagttaaaataaaaattttgtttGCATCTCTTTACTTAGGTAAATTTAACTGTAATTATTACTTTTAGATTTGAATGTTTGTGCATTAAAATGTTTTCTGCACACCTCACATCTAGTTCATAAATAGAGATTTTTTAGTGTCTATTCAGAAGTCTGTTCTACATAattataaagaataaaacatactGTTATCATTACATTTTGCATGTTTGCTTGTTAAATATCTAGATACAAGTTTAATCCTAAAGTTTAAATCCCAATtgaaactacaaaaaaatatatatatttaatagatttaagtttaagtaaaaatatacagatataaatatattttctattcagattaaattggcaaaaaaattaaaaacatatcatttttatttctgaGCCAATTTAATGCTGTTTAATAATCCTTTTTGTTTAAAGTTAATAAATTGGAGATAcatggacagtgacaatatacagaGAATCATATCAGATTCTaacttttaaattgtattaattcCAGAACAGTAACCTTTTTAAACTATGACTAATCCATTACTGAACAATATAGctttataatgttattattgatGTTATAACAGCCCAGTGTAAATCATTTTTCTCAAGATGTGTGTTAAAGTGGACTTTATAGAAGTTATGTAAAGTATTACGCATTTGGTCAGTAATCTGAGGATCTAAAACCTTACAGATTACCCTGAAGACAAATGACACTAACCAGTGAACACAAGTGTACATTACATCTCCAAAATTACACctccaaaaaacaaacacagaataaaTCATTAACTCTTATTAATCAGTAATTCATTGTTTACTAGGCTGGAGGTTTCTGCATTACGTTTGATCAAAGAGGGTTGTCTTGGTTTTCTGAATCAGTTGGTTGTTTTTTATTCCatctattttttgttattatcatCACAGGTTTATATTTTACATGAATATACACTAAATAATAGATCatttacaatattaaataaaataaaacattttgactCTGAATATTACAATgaaaataagacaagaagctcagcaattcaggcatttttttttcaaataagatTATTTACAACTTTGAGAGTCAAGCTGAAATcaaaatgaaagtttttttttcattaaatatccagaatgaaaatgtacagaatacacagaaacatgcctacattgtattttttatttcttaaacgAGGGTAAGGATAAAAGCTGACTGCTAACAATCTTAAAAAAAGTTTGTGTGTTGATTGACAACACTAATGTTATCCTAATACACAAACAGATTAAATGATCAAGTGTAAACAGGGTCAGAGCTGCAGGGCAAAAGTTCAGTCCAACTACtttcaataaaacattttttttttttttttaagttgaagtTTAGGTTCCAATTAAATATACATAGTATAGACAAATTAAGTTTAATATGTTGATTTTTGTCTTATGTAAAAAACATCTACAGATGCAGAGGGTCTGACCATAGGTTCAAAGGCTCCAAGGACCCTTTGATAGTTAGATGTAGTAAAACTAGACTAAGAATCATCAGTACATGATGTCCCTGGTTGGTGTGTGCTGTTCCTTTGAGACAGGGACAGTCCCAGTAGAGGGGGCGTTCTTTGTCCTGGTGCCTGATCTGGTCAACTGTCCCGTGTGACTTCTTCCCGTGTTGCTCCTGCTGACCAACAAGAGACGTCAAAGAGATGTCACTGGAGTGATATGTGGAGGGGTTCGGGCAGTCTAGCCAATCTGTGGCCAGTGGCCTGGGGTATCCCTCCTCGGGGGCGGAGCCTGGGTGGGAAAACTTCCAATAGGAGAAGTCCTTGAAGAGGTAGATTGAACCTAATCAAGAAAGGAAATATGGAGTTAATGGTaaatcattttctgcaataacAGACTCTACTCTTTACACTAGATAATTGgacttgctgtgaggatttaattacATTCAGCTACAATATAATAGTAATAGTCAGTTTAAACATGTCAgtgttggatgattagttctgacACTCCCACTTTTCCTAAAAGGACTGGATGGAGCTTTTTAACTCCAGAAAACACTATTCACACtattccacagctcaatgcaggGAGCTTTATGCCCCTTTAGCCCATGTGTGACATTAGGTATGGTGCCAATTGGCTGATGTTTATCTGTTTCtatgagtcctattctattggcaatagttTTCTATGGATATTATACTTAAGAAATAGTGTTGGTCACTCaaataaaatcagtatttttactttttgtcttgatactttttaatactttatacattttattacagagcaTAAACATAatgtcatgtcttggccctgtctcgtgtctttgtgtgcattccccacgtgacctgtgctcccctgtgtcttccgtctcagtacttttccacctgtgtctcatttgtagctccgccccttccccaggtgtttccaattctagtgtgtttgtgttgctataaatagccctggtctaccactttgtctctgtcggtctttgcaccttcccctgttgttttgtctctccgtgttcttccgtgtttcatagcccttatcattgcccgtgtttacctcagtttatctcttgtatatgttttctagtttcttgtttattccctcgtttcccagtcctctgcttagtgttttgttttcagtaagttccttgtagatacccctgcttagtgtttatttttctagtttatttccattgtatatattccctgtttatttattgtctttttctctagttggtttagtttatgttctttagtttctcttgtttgttttggttttttggttatatgtttatctattttccgCTATTcagtttattccccagttccttgtatatatctccctgttttatgtttacgtgtttatttgttgcctgtctctttgtttatctttgttatttatttattaaattattcgtttcacccttacctgcacctgtgtccgcctcctcgtctccctgcctgggtcatcttCGTGACACAtaatgggcaaaagtattgggacacctgctcatttattgtttctttcatAATCcagggtattaaaaagagattttcctgcttttgttagagtaactgtctctactgtccaaggaaggCTTTGTATCAGGTGTCAgaactgtgaggatttgactgcatttaaaATGAGTTCTGACACTTTAACTCAAACCTAAGGTATTGGATGGTGcaacatcattccagagaacatagttccaGTATTTCACAGTTTAATGTTGGGAGTATTTTTCCCCATTCTAGCCCATGCTCAGCATTATGCATAGTGAACCTTTCTCGTGTGTAACCTATTCATTATTAAAAatgcttattttactttaattcttaaaGTAACTTAATTTGGTAATATTTGGATGGCCAATtctagatgcctcatagatgctgaATAAACATTGAACTGCCTATTTTTTAAATGCCAATAACAAAAACTCcaaaatcttaatattttagcgTTTAGGTTTAAATTAAGGTTAAGGCTAAGCTTTTGGTTAGGTTCTATAGAGAATTGATACATTTAACTTAAGTTGAATTTTTATAGACATACAGTTAAATTTTAGTTAAACATCTATGAGTCATCTGTAATGGACCATGCAAGAAAAATGATACCCGTACTTTAGTCAGTTAGAAAAGACGTCTGGACTTTTGGAAACTTCAGCAGCAACAGCACAAAACTGTCCCTCTCACCATTCTTCTCTGTGATAATTCCATTTACTCCTCCTTTGATGAGCTCAGTCCAGGCCTCACTTTCCTCCTCCAGTGCTTCCCTCTGAGACCCCCACACCACTCCTGCCACAGGGTCCCAGTGCAGGCCCTGCCAAACCCCGTCAGATCCCTCAGGAGCCAGAACGGACAGAGGCTGAGGAAAACCATCCTGGAGAGACAGGTCCTTAAACAGCCAGAACTGAGAGCCTGCAAGCACACAAAGCAGTACTACACATGAGGGTGGAGCCATCTGTAGAGCTGTCCCCCAGAATAAACACCTGTTCTACATTGATTCTACTATTCTACTCTTCGATTCATCTCAACATGAACAGATAACATTCAAGTCAAGTGTCAGATAACCCTTCATTACCttcttatattttttctattctttCCCTGCATTATGCGGCTCTTAATTTTCTCTCAATTTTATCCTGTGATTTTTATAGTGTTGTCTGTAAACCCCCATGTGATTGTCAAGGACGAGTCATAAGAAGTAAACTTTCCCTGTGATATTGTCACAAAACTTAATGTTTGAAGTGTACTAAAGACCATCTAAACAAGCCAGGCTGATGTTTTATGTCAAGTTAATATTTTTTGTCCAGCTTAGTTGAAAAGTCAGCAGAAGTTTAGGATACACTGACCACTAATGAAGATGATGGCATGGTCTTCTTGCCTTTCCAGAACAGCTTGTAGAGGGGGCATGGAGAGGGGGAGAGCCCCCCAAAGTCTGTGGACAGGTACAGCTCTGCCTGAAACCAAACCTCCTCTGTTCACCCTCCACATACTCCCACCTACCAAACCCACAGAAAGATTTACAGAGTGAGAGGTGAAGATTATTTCACAGCCAGATTTTGGCAACCAAAACATGATCTTTTTCTACTTCTTTTGTTTAAAGTTAATGTAATCCTAACTAAATTTTCTGTATTTGGGCTAAAAGTCCAAATCATCTAAAACAACttattcacactgcaaacaaatgaTAGAATGTTTAGTAGATCTAGACCCTATCCaaagttcaggggaactgtggaagtcaagaaAACTGATCTGGAAGAAAACTGCTCATATGTTGTCAGGACAAGCAAATTCAGCCCCACATATGACTGTCAAGTTTTATCAAGGCTAAAAAGACAATCAAATCATTTTATTCAATACATTTATGTACTTAGAGAAGTCTGGAGTTTACCTTTGAAGAAAAAAGTCTCCCCTCGAATTTTAGCAACCGCATCAAAGCTGGTATTACAACGATCCAATGAAAGGCTTCATTCAGACAGAAAAACAAGAAAGACAAATCCATCATAATCTGTAACATCTGTACAAACTTTTTATTTcaacaaatgtaatatttattcatGACAACGTGTACTATTCTGTCCTAAAAATGGATTTTGTGAGATAATTTTGCAGTGTCAAATTTCTAAAAGGACTTCAGTGACTTTAGTGCAATCCTCTTTATCTTACCTGTCCATGTagcggtgtgtgtgtctgtgcatgtgtgtgattcTCTGAGTGCTTTCGTGATGATGTTTCAGATCATCTGTCTGTAGAGGAGGACTGTCTGTCTGAAGATGCTCACTCCTTTTCCCTGAAAACATATAATGGGAAAGTGGGGTGTAAGAGAGTGGCAGTTTGCAGTAAAAGGACTTAAATTGTACTTTAAATGTTAGTTTGGCCTATTCAAAAGGTAATtttgttagttagtttgtttaaatgttagtTGGGcctaaaattatacattgttagtttaaagtgatagtttgtcATAAACTGCAGTTTGGTTTAGAGTGGTAGTTTGCCCTAAATGTTAGTTTGTCCTAAAGTATAATTTTGGCCTAGAATGGTAGTTTAACATGTATGGATAGTTTGACATAAAGTGATAGTTTGGTTAAAATGGGAAGTTTTGTCTAAAATGATAGTTTGTTTAAATGGCAGTATGGCCTTAAGCGATACTGTGGTCTAAAATGTCAGTGGTAGCTTTGTTGGTTTGATGCCACAAACATGAGTGAGACGCTTGCAGTAAAAATTCGAGGTAGCTTTAATAATCAGTTCTAAACCAACAAGCTTGAACTGAGCACTAATAACAGTACAAACCACAAACAAGACTGACTaaaacatcagagccaaatcaCAGTCCAAAAAGGGTAAACAACAAACGAGAAATAAGGGTCTAAAGCAGAACAAAATAGCCAAGAGAAGTAATCTAAAGGACAAAACAAAATCAGAGCTCAGTATGCAAATGAAAAACAGAGGCAATACTTCGCGAAAAACAGAAATTATACAcggaaaaaaacagtaattactcAAAACACAGGTGGAgctgatctaacaatcaggtACTGATTGactggctgagacacatgactgagaggtgcattctgggagttggagctTGTGAAGGTGAAAAAGTTAGTAGAGGCATTGGAAGGTGGAAAAGTTGGTCAGGAAATTACAcaagtacacaggaaatttggcagtgttaaatcaacactgttagtgttaaattaacacttattagtgttaaactttacactctcagtgttaatttaacactaacagtgttgatttaacactgccaaatttcctgtgtagtgTTTTTACTGATCTTAGTGCTATGATTAATATATGTATCAGGAAATCTGGTACCATAAAGAGTGGTGATGTGCTCTCGGTCTGGAGACCCCAGGCTGAAGTGGAGAGGGTCGGCTAGAGGCCCCTGGTAATACGGTCGCATCACAGAGCGCCGTGCGGAGGAGTGAGAGAGTCCGAGGGCATGACCAAGTTCGTGGACCAGCACTGTGAACAGATCCGTGCCTTCAGAAGCTGCAGGCAGATACAAACAAGAAAGTCTATATTTAGCTGTTTTTGGATTTAAACCcctgctttatttttttcattaattttaatacTTTGCCCTTTTgacttattaaatattaaacaaatttaaaactTTGAAGTGGGCCTCACCTGGCTGTCTGAATGCCCACTCCTCCTCTGCATCCAGATGAACTCCACCTGCCCTGTCAGGGTCAGAGGGGAAGAAGGCGTGGCCAACAGCCCCACCCACCCCATCAAATGGATATCCATCACCATGAGAACCATGTAAGAAATCAATCTGTAGATCTGCCCCCTCTGGGCCTCCGACCTATAAGGTTTCAGAACAGAAGGTGAAGTAAAACCTAATATCCAAATCTGGTTGAATGCCCTTAATGACAATACCGTGCACACTTCTCTGGGGAGCTTAAACTGCAGTGTTTATAGAGACCACATGAAACCCAAGACCTCATTAAACTGACCTCATGAAACTCAAGAGGTGTTGGCTCCGCCCACACCCTGAGTGCGTAGAACACCAGAGAGCGAATCATCTCGCGGGACAGCGTGGAGGAGGTGGGGTAGGAGCgcaacctgagagagagaaattTGAATGGACAGGTATTTATGAAGCAAATCAATGACAAGATTAGTGGAGAGAATTAGAATTTTAGGAGGTTATAAAGATGGAAGACTCCCTCACACCTCCAGTTGATGTTCCGGCGTTTCCAGCTGGACACGGCTCTCCTCATTCTCTGACCACGAGTTTTAGAGTGTGGAGCTGAGAGAGGAGCCATCTGACCACCGACATCATCCGGCAGCGAACAGCGTGGAGTCTGCATCAACCTCAATGTCTCctcatctgagagagagagagagagagagagagagaaagagaacataagagaaagagaaggagaccaaattgtagagaaagaaaaacaaaaaagacagaaggagagacatatagagaagaaaaagaaagaaagaaacagggaAATTAAACAGGGTAAGATAAAGTGggacagatagagaaagacagTGAAAGAAAATGTCagtcaaagaaagaaagaaaaaaagagagaaaatggaagAGATATGGAAAGttagacagtgagagagagagacacacacaaagaatagagaaaatgaaaggaagggaaataaatggagaaagagaaaaatgaaaagaAGTAAACAAAGTAAATTTTCCTTAGATTTAATTGATTTGTGATGTCTGAGACTGAAATTAAACAGCAGTGTAGGAAAGTGAAATTCCCACATTAGGCTCCCTCACTGTTCTCTCTTACCTAAAGTTCCTGAATCGTTCAAACCAGCGAACATCTGCATGGCCTTCACTGCCTGCGTTACCGCTGACCAGGCCTGAAGTTGACCAGTGGAGGGGTCTGGTGGGGGCAGGTAACCATACTTTGTGAGCCAGTCCTATTAAAGAGAGAAGCAGCAGACAGAGAAAGTCTACAGTGTGCTCTAAATATGCTCTAAAAAGCTGTAAACGATGTTAAATATCCTGTTAAAATGTTGGGATAACATCACTTGCTACTTTACTACTATGGTCATACAGagtccacagcagtagctacttcagactgctaC of the Astyanax mexicanus isolate ESR-SI-001 chromosome 10, AstMex3_surface, whole genome shotgun sequence genome contains:
- the mmp17b gene encoding matrix metalloproteinase-17b, whose amino-acid sequence is MDMVALLSRSFLMDVMEVFRMKEMLWTVMVVLGLCGQRRVWSAPLDPSTSLTISSAPPSATPTEDESIRLVDWLTKYGYLPPPDPSTGQLQAWSAVTQAVKAMQMFAGLNDSGTLDEETLRLMQTPRCSLPDDVGGQMAPLSAPHSKTRGQRMRRAVSSWKRRNINWRLRSYPTSSTLSREMIRSLVFYALRVWAEPTPLEFHEVGGPEGADLQIDFLHGSHGDGYPFDGVGGAVGHAFFPSDPDRAGGVHLDAEEEWAFRQPASEGTDLFTVLVHELGHALGLSHSSARRSVMRPYYQGPLADPLHFSLGSPDREHITTLYGKRSEHLQTDSPPLQTDDLKHHHESTQRITHMHRHTHRYMDSLSLDRCNTSFDAVAKIRGETFFFKGGSMWRVNRGGLVSGRAVPVHRLWGALPLSMPPLQAVLERQEDHAIIFISGSQFWLFKDLSLQDGFPQPLSVLAPEGSDGVWQGLHWDPVAGVVWGSQREALEEESEAWTELIKGGVNGIITEKNGSIYLFKDFSYWKFSHPGSAPEEGYPRPLATDWLDCPNPSTYHSSDISLTSLVGQQEQHGKKSHGTVDQIRHQDKERPLYWDCPCLKGTAHTNQGHHVLMILSLVLLHLTIKGSLEPLNLWSDPLHL